A genomic region of Bradyrhizobium sp. ORS 278 contains the following coding sequences:
- a CDS encoding MarR family winged helix-turn-helix transcriptional regulator — MSKTASARAQRAGAAQDPRIRLGELDNHLGYFVRRLQHWIFRDVNAALAPLELDVILYSILETITANPGATQIAIACALGIERARMVALLDELQQAGLIVRERSALDRRAHALDLTQRGRMILKKANVAVAAHEKRVARRLGAENYRRALAALAQFEAD, encoded by the coding sequence ATGTCCAAGACCGCGAGCGCACGGGCGCAACGAGCCGGAGCCGCCCAGGACCCGAGGATTCGTCTCGGTGAGCTCGACAATCATCTCGGCTATTTCGTCCGCCGCCTGCAGCACTGGATCTTCCGCGACGTCAATGCGGCGCTTGCGCCGCTGGAGCTCGACGTCATTCTCTATTCGATCCTGGAAACGATCACGGCCAATCCAGGCGCGACGCAGATCGCGATTGCGTGCGCGCTCGGCATCGAGCGCGCACGCATGGTCGCGCTGCTCGACGAACTGCAGCAGGCCGGGCTGATCGTGCGCGAGCGCTCCGCGCTGGACCGCCGCGCGCATGCGCTCGACCTGACCCAGCGCGGCCGCATGATCCTGAAGAAGGCGAACGTCGCGGTTGCTGCGCACGAGAAGCGGGTGGCGCGCCGCCTCGGCGCCGAAAATTATCGCCGCGCGCTCGCGGCACTGGCGCAGTTCGAGGCGGACTAG
- a CDS encoding EAL domain-containing protein, which yields MRLVRCLASLVALGLVMCGAVAPAQAVDAVSVRSDAPAIDLTGILDHQRSENDRIQVSTAPGTDGIVRRIEVRAREGGQNWIVFALANNTDDQLDRLIVAPHYRVVGSGVLWPDLGLSRIATITPSIGDLPERQESPTADVFRVTLDPGSVVTFVAELRTDKLPQLYLWEPEAYKDKVNSFTLYQGIVIGISGLLALVLTILFVVKGSIMFPAAAALAWAVLVYIGVDFGFWGKVLDMSNNAERVWRASGEAILAATLLVFLFAYLNLSRWHVRYSHITLGWLFFLGSLVAVALFDPAVASGIARISLLLIAVVGFALIVYLSSHGFDRAVLLIPTWFLLTVWVGAASMTVAGQVTNDIVGPALLGGLVLIVMLIGFTVMQHAFAGGGATTGIVSDVERRALALAGSGDLIWDWDVSADKVFTSPETESLLGLKRGTLEGPAAKWLEVLHPLDQDRFRAALDSVLDQRRGRLVQDFRLRTPDGHFMWFALKARPVVGSDGEVSRVVGTLTDVTEFKNAEERLLHDSVHDNLTGLPNRKLFIDRLAAVANFAKTMPALRPTLMVIDLDRFKQVNDSVGIAVGDSILLTLARRLSRILKPHDTLARLAGDQFGLILLSEQDPARITAFAETIRKTIRAPIAFNEREIFLTASIGLALSDPQTQLSEDIIKDAELAMYHSKRIGGDRIDVYKPAMRARKNDRLTLESELRRSIERQEITILYQPIVRLEDRSIAGFEALARWDHPKLGRMSPSEFITIAEEIGLIVDLGTFVLDQTARQLSVWQRATRLREPIFASVNVSSRQLLRHDLIHDIRSVLARSSVARGSLKIELTESLVMENPEHAAQMLARIRELGVGLSIDDFGTGHSSLAYLQRFPFDTLKIDQSFVRTTARGTRPVILKSIIALAHDLGMDVVAEGAETDSDAVELYQLGCEYAQGYAFGEPMDADAAMRLLTEERLEAAS from the coding sequence TTGCGTCTGGTCAGGTGCCTGGCGTCCTTGGTGGCGCTAGGCCTCGTGATGTGTGGTGCCGTTGCCCCCGCTCAGGCCGTTGACGCCGTCAGCGTTCGCAGCGACGCGCCCGCGATCGACCTGACCGGCATCCTCGATCACCAGCGCAGCGAGAACGATCGCATCCAGGTCTCCACCGCGCCCGGCACCGACGGCATCGTCCGTCGCATCGAGGTGCGCGCGCGCGAGGGCGGCCAGAACTGGATCGTATTCGCGCTGGCCAACAACACGGACGACCAGCTCGACCGCCTGATCGTGGCGCCGCACTACCGCGTCGTCGGCTCCGGCGTGCTGTGGCCCGATCTCGGCCTTTCGCGCATCGCCACCATCACGCCCTCGATTGGCGACCTGCCGGAGCGGCAGGAGAGCCCGACCGCCGACGTCTTTCGCGTCACGCTCGATCCCGGCTCGGTCGTGACGTTCGTTGCCGAATTGCGCACCGACAAGCTGCCGCAGCTCTACCTGTGGGAGCCGGAAGCCTACAAGGACAAGGTCAACTCGTTCACATTGTACCAGGGCATCGTGATCGGCATCTCAGGCCTCCTGGCGCTGGTGCTGACGATCCTGTTCGTGGTGAAGGGCAGCATCATGTTTCCGGCCGCCGCGGCGCTGGCCTGGGCGGTGCTGGTCTATATCGGCGTCGACTTCGGCTTCTGGGGCAAGGTCCTGGACATGTCGAACAACGCCGAGCGCGTCTGGCGCGCCTCCGGCGAGGCGATCCTCGCGGCCACGCTGCTGGTGTTCCTGTTCGCCTATCTCAATCTGTCGCGCTGGCATGTGCGCTACTCGCACATCACGCTGGGCTGGCTGTTCTTCCTGGGCTCGCTGGTCGCGGTGGCGCTGTTCGATCCCGCGGTCGCCTCCGGCATCGCGCGCATCTCGCTGCTCCTGATCGCCGTCGTCGGCTTTGCGCTGATCGTCTATCTCTCCAGCCACGGTTTTGATCGCGCGGTGCTGCTGATCCCGACCTGGTTCCTGCTGACCGTGTGGGTCGGCGCCGCCAGCATGACGGTCGCCGGCCAGGTCACCAACGACATCGTCGGTCCGGCGTTGCTCGGCGGCCTCGTGCTGATCGTGATGCTGATCGGCTTCACGGTCATGCAGCACGCTTTCGCCGGCGGCGGCGCCACCACCGGCATCGTCTCTGACGTCGAGCGCCGCGCGCTGGCGCTGGCCGGCTCCGGCGACCTGATCTGGGACTGGGACGTCTCGGCCGACAAGGTGTTCACCAGCCCGGAGACCGAAAGCCTGCTCGGCCTGAAGCGAGGCACGCTGGAAGGCCCCGCCGCGAAATGGCTCGAGGTGCTGCATCCGCTCGACCAGGACCGCTTCCGCGCCGCGCTCGACAGCGTGCTCGACCAGCGCCGCGGCCGCCTGGTGCAGGATTTCCGGCTGCGCACGCCCGACGGCCATTTCATGTGGTTCGCGCTGAAGGCGCGGCCCGTGGTCGGCTCCGACGGCGAGGTCTCGCGCGTCGTCGGCACGCTCACCGACGTGACCGAGTTCAAGAATGCCGAGGAGCGGCTGCTCCACGACAGCGTGCACGACAATCTGACCGGCCTGCCCAACCGCAAGCTGTTCATCGACCGGCTGGCGGCGGTGGCCAATTTCGCCAAGACGATGCCGGCGCTGCGGCCGACCCTGATGGTGATCGATCTCGACCGCTTCAAGCAGGTCAACGATTCCGTCGGCATCGCGGTCGGCGATTCCATTTTGCTGACGCTGGCGCGGCGGCTGTCGCGGATCCTCAAGCCGCACGACACGCTGGCGCGGCTGGCCGGCGATCAGTTCGGCCTGATCCTGCTGTCCGAACAGGATCCCGCGCGCATCACCGCGTTCGCCGAGACCATCCGCAAGACCATCCGCGCGCCGATCGCCTTCAACGAGCGCGAGATCTTCCTGACCGCCTCGATCGGGCTCGCTTTGTCAGATCCGCAGACGCAGCTGTCGGAGGACATCATCAAGGATGCCGAGCTTGCGATGTATCACTCCAAGCGCATCGGCGGCGACCGCATCGACGTCTACAAGCCGGCGATGCGCGCACGCAAGAACGACCGGCTGACCTTGGAAAGCGAGCTGCGCCGCTCGATCGAGCGCCAGGAGATCACCATCCTCTACCAGCCGATCGTGCGGCTGGAGGATCGCTCGATCGCCGGCTTCGAGGCCTTGGCGCGCTGGGATCATCCGAAGCTCGGCCGGATGTCGCCGAGCGAGTTCATCACCATCGCCGAGGAGATCGGCCTGATCGTCGATCTCGGCACCTTCGTGCTCGACCAGACCGCGCGGCAGCTCTCGGTGTGGCAGCGCGCGACGCGGCTGCGCGAGCCGATCTTCGCCAGCGTCAACGTCTCCTCGCGGCAGCTCTTGCGCCACGACCTGATCCACGACATCCGCTCGGTGCTGGCGCGCTCGTCGGTGGCACGCGGCTCGCTCAAGATCGAGCTGACGGAATCGCTCGTCATGGAGAACCCCGAGCACGCCGCGCAGATGCTGGCCCGCATCCGCGAGCTCGGCGTCGGGCTCTCGATCGACGATTTCGGTACCGGGCATTCGTCGCTGGCCTATCTGCAGCGCTTCCCGTTCGACACCTTGAAGATCGACCAGTCCTTCGTCCGCACCACCGCGCGCGGCACGCGGCCGGTGATCCTCAAATCGATCATCGCGCTGGCCCACGACCTCGGCATGGACGTGGTGGCGGAAGGCGCGGAGACGGACTCCGATGCGGTCGAGCTCTATCAGCTCGGCTGCGAATACGCGCAAGGCTACGCCTTCGGCGAGCCGATGGACGCCGACGCCGCGATGCGGCTCTTGACGGAAGAGCGGCTGGAAGCGGCGAGCTGA
- a CDS encoding NAD(P)H-quinone oxidoreductase, which yields MEQLPAQMTVVAISQPGGPEVLKPETRPVPKPGPGEILIKVKAAGVNRPDVAQRSGSYPPPPGASDLPGLEVAGEVVALGEGAVRHKLGDTVMSLVAGGGYAQYCIAQDAQAMTVAPALSILEAGALPETLMTVWHNVFERGGLKEGETLLVHGGSSGIGTMAIQLAKAFGAKVLVTVGSQDKADACVKLGADRAINYKTEDFVAVVKEATGGKGANVILDMVGGDYIERNYDAAATDGRIVQIAFLGSPKATVNFVKLMVKRLTHTGSTLRPRSNADKAAMVAAIEAKVMPFLREGRIKPLMDSTFQLSDAAKAHARMETSQHIGKIVLEI from the coding sequence ATGGAACAGCTGCCCGCGCAAATGACCGTGGTCGCCATCAGCCAGCCGGGCGGGCCCGAGGTGCTCAAGCCCGAGACGCGGCCCGTGCCGAAGCCCGGTCCCGGCGAGATCCTGATCAAGGTGAAAGCCGCCGGCGTGAACCGTCCCGACGTCGCGCAGCGCTCCGGCAGCTACCCGCCGCCGCCCGGCGCAAGCGACCTGCCCGGCCTGGAAGTCGCCGGTGAAGTCGTGGCCCTCGGTGAGGGCGCGGTCCGGCACAAGCTGGGCGACACCGTGATGTCGCTGGTCGCCGGTGGCGGCTACGCGCAATATTGCATCGCACAGGACGCCCAGGCGATGACAGTAGCGCCGGCGCTCTCGATTCTGGAAGCAGGCGCCTTGCCCGAGACGCTGATGACCGTCTGGCACAATGTGTTCGAGCGCGGGGGCCTCAAGGAAGGCGAGACACTACTCGTGCATGGCGGATCCTCCGGCATCGGCACCATGGCGATTCAGCTGGCCAAGGCGTTCGGCGCCAAGGTGCTCGTGACGGTCGGCTCCCAGGACAAGGCCGATGCCTGCGTCAAGCTCGGCGCCGATCGGGCCATCAACTACAAGACTGAGGATTTCGTTGCCGTGGTCAAGGAAGCCACCGGCGGCAAGGGTGCCAATGTGATCCTCGACATGGTCGGCGGCGACTACATCGAGCGCAATTACGACGCGGCGGCGACCGACGGCCGCATCGTCCAGATTGCCTTCCTCGGCAGCCCCAAGGCCACGGTCAACTTCGTCAAACTGATGGTGAAGCGCCTCACCCACACCGGATCGACCCTGCGTCCCCGTAGCAATGCGGACAAGGCGGCGATGGTGGCGGCCATTGAGGCCAAGGTGATGCCGTTCCTGCGCGAAGGTCGCATCAAGCCGTTGATGGACTCGACCTTTCAACTCAGCGATGCAGCGAAAGCGCATGCGCGCATGGAGACGAGCCAGCATATTGGCAAAATTGTGTTGGAAATCTAG
- a CDS encoding DUF1192 domain-containing protein, giving the protein MANEDDDRPRKAASHEIGQDLSMLSVEELTGRIALLRGEIERIEQAVARKRASRDAAASIFKS; this is encoded by the coding sequence ATGGCAAACGAGGACGACGACCGGCCGCGTAAGGCGGCTTCGCACGAGATCGGCCAGGACCTGTCGATGCTCTCCGTCGAGGAACTGACCGGCCGCATCGCGCTCCTGCGTGGCGAGATCGAGCGGATCGAGCAGGCGGTGGCCAGGAAGCGCGCCTCGCGCGACGCAGCAGCCAGCATCTTCAAATCCTGA
- a CDS encoding DUF1465 family protein: protein MSDRLLGDGALVQFNERLTNSAAFGALFREGMDLVEETAAYLDGEGRNEAKALDRAVSLTYATESMRLTTRLMQLASWLLLHRAVKEGEMTLGQANREKTKVKLTAADPGPADLLEKLPQQLQDLIARSMSLQGRVRRLDSTIHSPPPDQSAIGNPLVPHLNRLKAAFEQ from the coding sequence ATGTCGGACCGTTTGCTGGGCGATGGCGCTCTTGTTCAGTTCAATGAGCGGCTCACCAACTCTGCTGCATTCGGCGCGCTGTTCCGGGAAGGCATGGATCTGGTCGAGGAGACCGCCGCCTATCTCGACGGCGAGGGCCGCAATGAGGCCAAGGCGCTCGACCGCGCCGTCAGCCTGACCTACGCGACCGAGAGCATGCGGCTGACCACGCGCCTGATGCAGCTCGCCTCCTGGCTGCTGCTGCACCGCGCGGTGAAGGAGGGCGAGATGACCCTCGGCCAGGCCAACCGCGAGAAGACCAAGGTGAAGCTGACCGCCGCCGATCCCGGCCCGGCCGACCTGCTGGAAAAGCTGCCGCAGCAGCTGCAGGATCTGATCGCCCGCTCGATGAGCCTGCAGGGCCGCGTCCGCCGCCTCGACTCCACCATCCATTCGCCGCCGCCGGACCAGAGCGCGATCGGCAATCCCCTGGTTCCGCACCTGAACCGGCTGAAGGCTGCCTTCGAGCAATAA
- the rpmE gene encoding 50S ribosomal protein L31 codes for MKADIHPNYHTITVVMTDGTEYQTRSTWGKEGDKLNLDIDPKSHPAWTGGTQQIMDRGGRVSRFQKKFQGFLKKD; via the coding sequence ATGAAAGCCGACATTCACCCGAATTATCATACGATTACGGTCGTGATGACCGACGGCACCGAGTACCAGACCCGTTCGACCTGGGGCAAAGAGGGCGACAAGCTCAACCTCGACATCGACCCGAAGTCGCACCCGGCCTGGACCGGCGGCACCCAGCAGATCATGGATCGCGGCGGCCGCGTCTCGCGCTTCCAGAAGAAGTTCCAGGGCTTCCTCAAGAAGGATTGA
- a CDS encoding ABC transporter ATP-binding protein/permease, whose translation MSAVERLDGRQGAAPSAQEAVQDAVAAVEALTEPATPVRRSKLRPLLALAPYIARYRVRAFLALVALTIAALTTLLVPVAVRRMIDFGFTPKGIALINSYFSVMIAVVAVLALASAARYYLVMTIGERIVADLRRDVFAHLMSLSPSFFDSARSGELVSRLTADTTQIKSAAGASVSIALRNLLLFLGATAMMVFTSPKLSGFVLLAIPLIVLPLVAFGRWVRRLSRNAQDTLADASAYASELVGAIRTVQAYTSEKLAAGRFGGEVEQAYEAARVSTKARGVLTAIIIFIVFSSVVAILWVGSHDVLTGNISAGRLGQFVLYAAFAAAGLGQLSEVWGEVSAASGAAERLFELLHVKPEIIAPAHPTALPEPARGDIGFDRVSFAYPSRPDVRVLEDVSFAIRAGEKVAIVGPSGAGKSTLFHLLLRFYDPASGVISVDGVPVRSADPRKVRERMALVPQESVVFAASARENIRFGRPEATDAEVERAADLAHASEFIRRLPEGFETPLGERGVTLSGGQRQRIAIARAILRDAPLLLLDEATSALDAESETLVQTALEGLMKDRTTLVIAHRLATVLSCDRILVMDRGRIVEQGTHTSLVAANGLYARLARLQFETV comes from the coding sequence ATGAGTGCAGTGGAACGGCTTGACGGGCGGCAGGGCGCGGCCCCTTCGGCGCAGGAGGCGGTCCAGGACGCCGTCGCCGCGGTCGAGGCCCTGACCGAGCCGGCGACGCCGGTCCGCCGCTCCAAGCTGCGTCCACTGCTGGCACTGGCGCCCTATATCGCCCGTTACCGCGTTCGCGCCTTTCTCGCTCTGGTCGCACTGACGATCGCCGCTCTCACCACGCTGCTGGTCCCGGTCGCGGTCCGCCGCATGATCGATTTCGGCTTCACGCCGAAGGGCATCGCGCTGATCAACAGCTATTTCAGCGTCATGATCGCGGTGGTCGCCGTGCTCGCGCTGGCCAGCGCCGCTCGCTATTACCTGGTCATGACCATCGGCGAGCGCATCGTCGCCGATCTCCGCCGCGACGTGTTCGCGCATCTGATGTCGCTGTCGCCTTCGTTCTTCGATTCCGCGCGCTCCGGCGAATTGGTGTCGCGGCTCACCGCCGACACCACGCAGATCAAGTCGGCCGCCGGCGCCTCGGTCTCGATCGCGCTGCGCAACCTGCTGCTGTTTCTAGGCGCCACCGCGATGATGGTGTTCACCAGCCCGAAATTGTCCGGCTTCGTGCTGCTGGCCATTCCGCTGATCGTGCTGCCGCTGGTCGCGTTCGGGCGCTGGGTGCGCCGCCTGTCGCGCAATGCCCAGGACACGCTGGCCGACGCCTCGGCCTATGCCTCCGAGCTGGTCGGCGCCATCCGCACGGTGCAGGCCTATACCAGCGAGAAGCTCGCGGCCGGACGCTTCGGCGGCGAGGTCGAGCAGGCCTATGAGGCCGCACGGGTCTCGACCAAGGCGCGCGGTGTGCTCACCGCAATCATCATCTTCATCGTGTTCTCCAGCGTGGTCGCGATCCTCTGGGTCGGCTCGCACGATGTGCTCACCGGCAACATCAGCGCCGGCCGGCTCGGCCAGTTCGTGCTCTACGCGGCCTTCGCCGCCGCCGGCCTTGGCCAGCTTTCGGAGGTCTGGGGGGAAGTGTCGGCCGCCTCGGGCGCCGCCGAGCGGCTGTTCGAGCTGCTGCACGTGAAGCCGGAGATCATCGCACCGGCGCATCCGACCGCACTGCCCGAACCGGCGCGCGGCGACATCGGCTTCGACCGCGTCAGCTTCGCCTATCCGAGCCGTCCCGATGTCCGCGTGCTCGAGGACGTCTCGTTCGCCATCCGCGCCGGCGAGAAGGTCGCGATCGTCGGCCCCTCCGGCGCCGGCAAGAGCACGCTGTTTCATCTCCTGTTGCGCTTCTATGATCCGGCGTCCGGCGTCATCTCGGTCGATGGCGTGCCGGTCCGGTCCGCCGATCCGCGCAAGGTGCGCGAACGCATGGCGCTGGTGCCGCAGGAATCCGTGGTGTTCGCCGCGAGCGCGCGCGAGAACATCCGCTTCGGCCGCCCCGAAGCGACCGATGCCGAGGTCGAGCGCGCCGCCGATCTCGCCCATGCCAGTGAGTTCATCCGTCGCCTGCCGGAAGGTTTCGAGACCCCGCTCGGCGAGCGCGGCGTGACGCTGTCCGGCGGCCAGCGTCAGCGCATCGCGATCGCGCGCGCCATCCTCCGCGACGCGCCGCTATTGCTGCTCGACGAGGCGACCTCGGCGCTCGACGCCGAGAGCGAGACGCTGGTGCAGACGGCGCTCGAAGGCCTGATGAAGGACCGCACCACGCTGGTGATCGCGCATCGCCTCGCGACCGTGCTCTCGTGCGACCGCATCCTGGTCATGGACCGCGGCCGCATCGTCGAGCAGGGCACGCATACGTCGCTGGTTGCGGCGAATGGCCTCTATGCGCGGCTTGCGCGGCTGCAGTTCGAGACCGTGTAG
- a CDS encoding GNAT family N-acetyltransferase, which translates to MSTLFVLRTYHPDDEDTAIALWQETWQLAYPAIDFAARVPWWRERWRSELVPKAEVIVAEANDTLAGFVTIDASGYLDQLVVSPQHWGSPLATQLVDAAKQKSPSGITLLVNQDNARAIRFYKRNGFIVAGEDVNPTSGRPVLRMAWTA; encoded by the coding sequence ATGAGCACCCTTTTTGTCCTCCGTACCTATCACCCTGATGATGAGGATACGGCGATCGCGCTGTGGCAGGAGACTTGGCAGCTGGCCTACCCTGCGATCGACTTCGCGGCGCGCGTGCCGTGGTGGCGCGAGCGCTGGCGCAGCGAACTGGTGCCAAAGGCCGAGGTGATCGTCGCCGAGGCGAACGACACGCTCGCCGGCTTTGTGACGATCGATGCATCGGGCTATCTCGATCAGCTGGTGGTGTCGCCGCAGCACTGGGGCTCGCCGCTCGCGACGCAATTGGTCGATGCCGCCAAGCAGAAGTCGCCAAGCGGCATCACGCTGCTGGTCAACCAAGACAATGCGCGCGCCATCCGCTTCTACAAACGCAACGGCTTCATCGTCGCCGGCGAGGACGTCAACCCGACCTCCGGCCGGCCCGTGCTGCGGATGGCGTGGACAGCTTAA
- a CDS encoding peptidoglycan -binding protein produces MALARSRRGDSGLNYWPGFVDALSTLVLSIVFLLTVFLVVQFFLSQEVTGKDKALEQLNAKIAQLNEMLSLEKLGKLSLDDQVAQLRAGLSNAEAERDRIKGLYDGLANAGSNATGRANELNRALESEKQVTARALAQIEVLNQQISALRRQLAALEDALDASEKRDKESQNRIADLGSRLNVALAQRVQELTRYRSEFFGRLRAILGNRPDIRVVGDRFVFQSEVFFDTGQATLLPEGQQELNSVATALIDLDKQIPAEISWVLRVDGHTDVRPINSPVFKSNWELSSARAISVVQYLISLGVPAQRLVAAGFAEFQPLDTANTDEAFRRNRRIELKLTER; encoded by the coding sequence ATGGCGCTTGCCCGTTCCCGCCGGGGTGACTCTGGCCTGAACTACTGGCCGGGCTTCGTCGACGCGCTGTCGACGCTGGTCTTGTCGATCGTTTTCCTGCTCACCGTCTTCCTCGTCGTGCAGTTCTTCCTGTCGCAGGAGGTCACCGGCAAGGACAAGGCGCTGGAGCAGCTCAACGCCAAGATCGCCCAGCTCAACGAGATGCTGTCGTTGGAAAAGCTCGGCAAGCTATCGCTGGACGACCAGGTCGCGCAGTTGCGCGCCGGCCTCTCGAATGCCGAGGCGGAGCGCGACCGCATCAAGGGCCTGTATGACGGCCTCGCCAACGCCGGCAGCAATGCGACCGGCCGAGCCAATGAGCTGAACCGGGCGCTCGAATCCGAGAAGCAGGTCACGGCGCGGGCGCTGGCGCAGATCGAGGTCCTCAACCAGCAGATCAGTGCGCTGCGCCGCCAGCTCGCGGCGCTCGAGGACGCGCTCGACGCGTCGGAGAAGCGCGACAAAGAATCGCAGAACCGCATCGCCGATCTCGGCTCGCGCCTGAACGTCGCGCTGGCGCAGCGGGTGCAGGAGCTGACGCGTTACCGCTCGGAATTTTTCGGCCGGCTACGCGCCATCCTCGGCAACCGCCCCGACATCCGCGTCGTCGGCGACCGCTTCGTGTTCCAGTCCGAGGTGTTCTTCGACACCGGACAGGCGACGCTGCTCCCGGAAGGACAGCAGGAGCTGAACTCGGTGGCGACGGCGCTGATCGATCTCGACAAGCAGATCCCGGCGGAAATCTCCTGGGTACTGCGGGTCGACGGCCACACCGACGTCCGGCCGATCAACAGCCCGGTGTTCAAGTCGAACTGGGAATTGTCGTCGGCGCGCGCCATCTCGGTGGTACAGTACCTGATCTCGCTCGGCGTCCCCGCGCAGCGGCTCGTCGCCGCCGGCTTCGCCGAATTCCAGCCCCTCGACACCGCGAACACCGACGAAGCCTTCCGCCGCAACCGCCGCATCGAATTGAAGCTGACGGAGCGGTAG
- a CDS encoding DUF1295 domain-containing protein, which produces MTVVEVLQALLALSLALSLLMAGAWVVQQRTGNSGWVDTIWTFSVGLVGAVGAIWPVDGASPNTRQWLVAVLVAIWALRLGSHVAMRSRGIDDDPRYAEFARQWGEAAPRRMFVFLQQQAWGGIPLVFAMFVAAHAPAPELRLQDYLGILVLFIGIAGEGLADAQLKAFRTDPANKGKVCDIGLWRWSRHPNYFFEWMCWLAYPVIALSLDNPWGLASLLAPLLMYYILVHVTGIPPLEEQMLRSRGDRYRAYQARTSAFFPLPPNSAGK; this is translated from the coding sequence ATGACCGTCGTTGAAGTTCTGCAGGCGCTGCTGGCGCTTTCGCTGGCACTCTCCCTCCTGATGGCGGGCGCCTGGGTGGTGCAGCAGCGCACCGGGAATTCCGGCTGGGTCGACACGATCTGGACATTTTCGGTCGGCCTCGTCGGCGCCGTTGGCGCGATCTGGCCCGTGGACGGCGCATCACCTAACACGCGGCAATGGCTGGTTGCGGTGCTGGTGGCGATCTGGGCGCTGCGGCTGGGCAGCCATGTCGCAATGCGCAGCCGCGGCATCGACGATGACCCGCGCTATGCCGAGTTCGCCCGGCAATGGGGTGAGGCCGCGCCGCGGCGGATGTTCGTGTTCCTGCAGCAGCAGGCCTGGGGCGGGATTCCCCTGGTGTTCGCGATGTTCGTCGCCGCCCATGCCCCGGCCCCCGAGCTGCGCCTGCAGGACTATCTCGGCATCCTCGTGCTGTTCATCGGTATCGCCGGAGAGGGGCTGGCAGATGCCCAATTGAAGGCGTTTCGCACCGATCCGGCCAACAAGGGCAAGGTCTGCGACATCGGCCTGTGGCGCTGGTCGCGCCATCCCAACTATTTTTTCGAGTGGATGTGCTGGCTCGCTTACCCTGTCATCGCGTTGTCACTCGACAACCCCTGGGGCCTCGCCAGCCTGCTGGCGCCGCTGCTGATGTACTACATCCTGGTCCATGTCACCGGCATTCCGCCGCTGGAGGAACAGATGCTGCGCTCGCGCGGCGACCGCTACCGGGCCTATCAGGCGCGTACCAGCGCCTTCTTTCCCCTCCCGCCGAATTCAGCCGGCAAGTAA